The Solibacillus daqui genome has a segment encoding these proteins:
- a CDS encoding DUF6501 family protein: MLHLKWKDAPTIRTVKCVHTNASKYLVSNVLTVGKEYEVKNETEEFVFVIDNTGEVGGYYKEYFA, from the coding sequence ATGTTACATTTAAAATGGAAAGATGCACCTACAATCCGCACAGTAAAATGTGTCCACACGAATGCATCAAAATATTTAGTATCAAATGTATTAACAGTTGGTAAAGAGTATGAAGTGAAAAACGAAACAGAAGAGTTCGTATTCGTCATCGATAACACAGGCGAAGTAGGCGGCTACTACAAAGAATACTTCGCATAA
- a CDS encoding toxic anion resistance protein — protein sequence MTNNHNPFEAFTTSDSVDIQVSKDQFAVNVANNATSPLFASLSNDMKQRSLKLALHLESKQYEDVLGFGLPSQEALKKFTSQMLNYIQRKDVRKVGDVLNDLLHHLELIDPDALIEQKKGFFAKIFSKPKQSIQEVMTQYNKLSKRIDRLSIQLEHNQHALLSDYQFLNELYAMNEDYFQEINVFIASLEIKKQHIYDVVLPSIEKAISEDADPFKQHELKDIQMQIEWLDRRMYDLELSREVAIQYAPQIRLIQQTNQMLIEKIQTSIMTTIPLWQQQISMLLSMNNQRRAMQSQERLMNASEQMLHKNGKMLEVQKNSKRPTLSHTDVDRFKATQLQLLQDIEDTLRMQVSTDEKRNEIEHTILELK from the coding sequence ATGACAAACAACCATAATCCATTTGAAGCGTTTACAACAAGTGACAGTGTGGATATTCAAGTTAGTAAAGATCAATTTGCGGTGAATGTTGCGAATAATGCAACATCACCGCTTTTCGCATCACTTTCAAACGATATGAAGCAGCGTTCGCTAAAGCTGGCACTCCATTTAGAATCTAAACAATATGAGGATGTGCTTGGTTTTGGTCTCCCATCACAAGAAGCGTTAAAAAAATTCACCTCACAAATGCTCAATTACATACAGCGAAAAGATGTGCGCAAAGTTGGCGATGTGTTAAACGATTTACTGCACCACCTAGAGCTCATTGATCCGGATGCGTTAATTGAGCAGAAAAAGGGCTTTTTTGCGAAGATATTCAGTAAACCAAAGCAATCGATTCAAGAAGTGATGACACAGTATAATAAGCTTTCTAAGCGCATTGACCGTTTAAGCATCCAACTCGAGCACAACCAACATGCCTTACTAAGTGATTACCAATTTCTAAATGAGCTTTATGCGATGAACGAAGACTACTTTCAAGAAATAAACGTCTTCATTGCCTCATTGGAAATAAAAAAACAGCATATTTACGATGTCGTGTTGCCCTCTATTGAAAAGGCTATTTCTGAAGATGCTGATCCGTTTAAGCAACATGAATTAAAAGATATTCAAATGCAAATCGAATGGCTTGACCGCCGAATGTATGATTTAGAATTATCACGTGAAGTGGCCATTCAATATGCTCCTCAAATTCGCTTAATTCAGCAGACCAATCAAATGCTTATTGAAAAGATTCAAACGTCGATTATGACCACTATCCCGCTCTGGCAGCAGCAAATTAGTATGCTTCTAAGCATGAACAACCAACGCCGTGCAATGCAGTCTCAAGAGCGTTTGATGAATGCCTCAGAACAAATGTTACACAAAAACGGAAAAATGCTTGAAGTACAAAAAAACAGCAAGCGCCCTACTCTGTCACATACAGACGTAGACCGCTTCAAAGCAACCCAATTGCAGCTTTTACAAGATATTGAGGATACCCTACGCATGCAGGTAAGCACCGACGAAAAACGCAACGAGATTGAGCATACAATTTTGGAACTCAAATAA
- a CDS encoding 5-bromo-4-chloroindolyl phosphate hydrolysis family protein: protein MLGPINFLTRHILNFLVGTTALVVAIINIPGMASLLSLPLAIVAYYASNKITLAIQKSSQSKKIGFSKSEYNLIEAQLKQAKSHVQALNQQYVRVRSVRSFKQINEMSKLAKRIINIVQSNPQKFYAVEDFFYAHLPSAVQLSDKYTLLTKEQIPGTDVHLALEDTRRTLKELQVTIEDDLKSALSSDIENLKIELDFAKMSNEKRKDRLKIGGE from the coding sequence ATGCTTGGTCCTATCAATTTTTTAACAAGACACATACTCAACTTTTTAGTAGGTACTACTGCACTTGTTGTTGCGATTATTAATATTCCTGGCATGGCTAGCCTATTATCGCTACCTCTTGCTATTGTAGCATACTACGCAAGTAACAAAATTACATTGGCCATTCAAAAATCAAGCCAAAGTAAAAAAATCGGCTTTTCGAAATCAGAGTATAATTTAATCGAGGCTCAATTGAAACAAGCAAAATCACATGTACAAGCACTGAACCAACAATATGTACGAGTACGTTCAGTTCGTTCGTTCAAACAAATTAACGAAATGTCTAAACTAGCAAAGCGCATTATCAATATCGTACAATCAAATCCGCAAAAATTTTATGCGGTAGAAGATTTCTTCTATGCTCACCTACCTTCAGCGGTGCAGCTTTCTGATAAATATACGTTACTTACAAAAGAGCAAATTCCTGGTACAGATGTTCATTTAGCACTAGAAGATACACGTAGAACATTAAAAGAGCTACAAGTAACAATAGAAGATGATTTAAAAAGTGCTCTATCTTCAGACATTGAAAATTTAAAAATCGAATTAGATTTTGCAAAAATGTCGAACGAAAAGCGAAAAGATCGATTAAAAATCGGCGGTGAATAA
- a CDS encoding methyl-accepting chemotaxis protein, with the protein MFSALKPKAELHDLFERGTDLIATGRFKETLAFNNFKLTNQEDLKKLYERVADVSPTMQEIFNKYLIEISPNGQNNISNSQIDRYLQNFFLAERNNEYVDQTIKFFNLLRENKFESGKLIVVFNQFSFYITTLVLHHFGMKPHVAFQYMKSVSAAVNIEQEILIEVMQERLLENIIEELASLTDSNANIVYMKDLIQRLDTQSDDIASSTAASQQLAASIAEIARTSSNIAEKTNESVNNAALGKHAIEHALQEIFTTEETFTEIVHSFKELQKHVDDIESVVTLINQIADQTNLLALNASIEAARAGDHGKGFAVVAQEVRKLAESTVSALTEVSANVQSLKSYSNNVASSISETTTIIREATGEAKESLPLLNSIVEIIESINIDVTTTAAASQEQAASIDEISVRMVQISNLQEDIRGFGNDTSRDIHKLGQEITRFRNEVTTSTNVQLSSISLLLLSKADHILWKWRVYNMFLGLEKLSPSDVSSHLDCRLGKWYSSEKTKLRFNNHPAYHELDHHHEQVHISARAAVEAYNAGNLGKAEQHLNEIEAASKQVISYINVLIAAIEKERLMH; encoded by the coding sequence ATGTTTTCTGCATTAAAACCAAAAGCTGAGTTACATGACTTATTTGAACGTGGTACAGATTTAATTGCAACTGGCCGTTTTAAAGAAACATTAGCGTTCAATAATTTCAAATTAACAAATCAAGAAGACTTAAAAAAATTATATGAGCGTGTTGCTGATGTATCACCAACAATGCAAGAAATATTCAACAAATATTTAATTGAAATTTCACCTAATGGCCAAAATAATATCTCAAATAGTCAAATAGATCGTTACTTACAGAATTTCTTCTTAGCTGAGCGAAACAATGAATACGTTGACCAAACAATTAAATTTTTCAATTTACTACGTGAAAATAAATTTGAATCTGGTAAATTAATAGTTGTCTTCAACCAATTTTCATTTTATATTACAACACTAGTACTGCATCATTTTGGTATGAAGCCACATGTTGCATTCCAATATATGAAATCTGTATCAGCGGCAGTTAATATCGAGCAGGAAATATTAATTGAAGTCATGCAGGAGCGTTTACTTGAAAATATCATTGAAGAATTAGCTTCCTTAACGGATTCAAACGCTAATATTGTGTATATGAAGGATTTGATTCAACGCTTAGATACACAGTCTGATGATATTGCTAGTTCGACTGCAGCGTCTCAACAACTAGCTGCTTCTATTGCAGAAATTGCCCGCACTTCATCGAATATTGCCGAAAAAACAAATGAATCCGTTAATAATGCCGCACTTGGTAAGCATGCCATCGAACATGCCCTACAGGAAATCTTCACAACAGAAGAAACATTCACTGAAATTGTACATAGCTTCAAAGAATTACAAAAGCATGTCGACGATATTGAAAGTGTAGTAACACTTATTAACCAAATTGCTGATCAAACAAATTTATTAGCTTTAAATGCTTCGATTGAGGCTGCCCGAGCAGGTGATCATGGTAAAGGCTTCGCAGTTGTTGCACAAGAAGTTCGTAAGCTTGCAGAAAGCACTGTTTCGGCATTAACTGAAGTATCAGCGAATGTTCAATCATTAAAATCGTATTCAAACAATGTTGCATCATCCATTTCTGAAACAACAACAATTATTCGTGAAGCGACAGGTGAAGCAAAGGAATCTTTACCTCTGCTCAACTCCATCGTTGAAATTATTGAAAGCATTAATATTGATGTCACGACAACTGCCGCTGCTTCGCAAGAACAAGCCGCTTCCATCGATGAAATTTCAGTACGCATGGTACAAATTTCTAACTTACAGGAAGATATTCGAGGATTCGGTAATGACACATCGCGTGATATTCATAAATTAGGTCAAGAAATAACACGCTTCCGAAATGAAGTAACAACATCGACCAACGTGCAACTATCTAGCATTTCTTTATTATTATTATCAAAAGCCGACCATATTTTATGGAAATGGCGAGTATACAACATGTTCTTAGGTTTAGAAAAGCTTTCACCATCTGATGTTTCTTCACATCTTGATTGTCGTCTAGGGAAATGGTATTCATCAGAAAAAACGAAATTGCGCTTTAACAACCATCCTGCTTACCACGAATTAGATCATCACCATGAACAGGTACATATTTCTGCTAGAGCAGCAGTTGAAGCGTATAACGCTGGTAATTTAGGAAAGGCCGAACAGCATCTAAATGAAATTGAGGCTGCTTCTAAGCAAGTAATTAGCTATATTAATGTTTTAATTGCCGCAATTGAAAAAGAGCGTTTAATGCATTAA
- a CDS encoding DUF1033 family protein, giving the protein MYKIIYMKADYEPWWQFEGWEEFIVSEQFFETDEQLQATLQSTLQKFRANYENETCKNELFYAFWSEDECEFCEACDEEAQIYHGIIVLTPENIQI; this is encoded by the coding sequence ATGTATAAAATTATCTATATGAAAGCAGATTACGAGCCCTGGTGGCAGTTTGAGGGTTGGGAAGAGTTCATTGTTTCAGAGCAATTTTTTGAAACCGACGAACAGCTCCAAGCAACTTTACAGTCCACATTACAAAAGTTTCGTGCAAATTATGAAAATGAAACATGCAAAAATGAGCTCTTTTATGCCTTTTGGTCAGAAGATGAATGTGAATTTTGCGAAGCATGTGATGAAGAAGCGCAAATTTATCATGGTATTATTGTACTTACACCGGAAAACATACAAATCTAA